The following are encoded together in the Pedobacter sp. D749 genome:
- a CDS encoding sulfatase-like hydrolase/transferase encodes MNLKEKLNEIGQKPDMILIVTDEQRATQHFPLGWEEKNLPTLTFLKQNGFSFDRAFCNTCMCSPSRATLFTGTYPAKHGVSQTLTEGGLLSPQEPTLSNSLPNIMNVLWADGYDVQYRGKWHMSKGVAPNGTKTNYESLTAADISLYGAMGWVAPDAGEDVNPLNFGGGYANHDAKYTAEAIQYLKEVKAQRAAGNHKPYCLILSLVNPHDVLAYPKSAGTSGYHSDSWLGREIGLPSTINENLLENKKPIAQEQILLSMALSLGQIASEEDKLNYINFYGYLLSHVDKEIGYLIEELYKEDEHGNKLADAAIVTLTSDHGEMGLAHGGLRQKTFVAYEEALRVPLVISNPVLFKDHKIKQSMALATLADIMPTFIDIANVSNPPAGLSGTSLLPVMENNTPVQHSILFTYDDIKAGSNSSWTIVKAANRIRCIRTEKWKFDYYFDASTAYFKQYELYDLVNDPLESTNLAYDPTYSEIRKDLEGQLHQLEIEKLWVNMPKDVY; translated from the coding sequence ATGAACTTAAAAGAAAAACTCAATGAAATTGGGCAAAAGCCTGACATGATTCTTATTGTTACTGATGAGCAACGTGCCACACAACATTTTCCACTTGGATGGGAAGAGAAAAATCTCCCAACGCTAACGTTTCTAAAACAGAATGGATTTAGTTTTGACAGAGCTTTTTGCAATACCTGTATGTGCTCCCCAAGCCGGGCAACCTTATTTACAGGAACATATCCTGCCAAACATGGTGTAAGCCAAACGCTAACCGAAGGAGGTCTTTTATCTCCACAAGAACCAACGCTAAGTAATTCTTTGCCCAATATAATGAATGTACTTTGGGCAGATGGTTATGATGTGCAATACCGAGGCAAATGGCATATGAGTAAAGGAGTAGCGCCTAATGGAACTAAAACAAATTACGAAAGTTTAACCGCGGCAGATATTTCATTATACGGAGCAATGGGATGGGTGGCTCCAGATGCTGGCGAAGATGTTAATCCCCTTAATTTTGGTGGTGGATATGCAAATCATGATGCAAAATATACAGCCGAAGCCATACAATATTTGAAGGAAGTAAAAGCGCAAAGAGCCGCTGGAAATCATAAACCGTATTGTCTTATTCTTTCACTGGTCAACCCACATGACGTATTAGCGTATCCAAAATCGGCAGGGACTTCAGGATACCATTCCGATAGCTGGCTAGGCAGAGAAATTGGACTTCCTTCTACCATAAATGAAAATTTACTTGAAAATAAAAAACCAATAGCACAGGAACAAATTTTACTCAGCATGGCATTAAGTCTGGGCCAAATAGCTAGTGAAGAGGATAAACTAAACTATATTAATTTTTATGGTTATTTATTAAGTCATGTTGATAAAGAAATTGGATATCTGATTGAAGAATTATACAAAGAAGATGAGCATGGAAATAAATTGGCAGATGCTGCAATTGTTACTTTAACATCTGATCACGGAGAAATGGGTTTGGCTCACGGAGGATTGCGTCAGAAAACTTTTGTTGCTTATGAAGAAGCATTAAGAGTACCACTTGTAATTTCAAATCCAGTTTTATTTAAGGATCACAAAATAAAACAATCAATGGCATTGGCGACATTGGCCGATATTATGCCCACTTTTATTGATATTGCAAATGTATCAAATCCACCTGCAGGACTTTCGGGTACAAGTTTACTTCCTGTAATGGAGAATAATACTCCCGTTCAGCATAGTATCTTATTTACTTATGATGATATTAAGGCAGGCTCTAATAGCAGCTGGACGATTGTAAAAGCTGCTAACCGTATTCGTTGTATCAGAACAGAAAAGTGGAAATTCGATTATTACTTTGATGCTTCAACAGCTTATTTCAAACAATATGAACTGTATGATTTAGTCAATGATCCGTTAGAAAGTACCAATCTTGCTTATGATCCGACATATAGCGAAATTAGAAAAGATTTAGAAGGGCAATTGCACCAGCTTGAGATAGAAAAACTCTGGGTCAATATGCCAAAAGATGTTTATTAG
- a CDS encoding thioesterase family protein, translating to MYSHSTKIRVRYGETDQMGYMYYGNYAQYYEVGRVEMLRSLGMSYSSMEADGIMMPVLELKCKYIKPALYDQEITVKTIIKTLPGIRIFFEYELYNEKEELINIGATTLVFVDMAKNKPTNPPENFMEKLSVFFN from the coding sequence ATGTATAGCCACAGTACAAAAATCAGGGTTCGTTATGGCGAAACCGATCAGATGGGCTATATGTATTATGGCAATTACGCTCAATACTACGAAGTTGGCCGGGTAGAAATGTTACGCAGTTTGGGTATGAGCTATAGCTCTATGGAGGCTGATGGCATTATGATGCCAGTTTTAGAATTAAAGTGCAAATACATTAAACCTGCTCTTTACGATCAGGAAATTACCGTAAAAACAATTATCAAAACCTTGCCGGGCATCAGGATCTTTTTTGAGTATGAGTTGTATAACGAAAAAGAAGAACTCATAAACATTGGGGCAACTACATTGGTTTTTGTTGATATGGCGAAAAATAAACCGACAAATCCACCCGAAAATTTTATGGAAAAATTATCGGTGTTTTTTAATTAA
- a CDS encoding Crp/Fnr family transcriptional regulator, with the protein MNFQKLIDKGLKLKSYSKDSVIYEPGMQPRYVYFIKSGEVRMVTVSDEGKEFIQGVFKTGQYFGEPALLIDRPYLAFTIANKDSQLIAVNKEDFFELIKNEPDFSMELIRTLSNRLFYKSMMLEELASEKADHRLLTMINYLLGDIAVGENLKVTRQELADMTGLRVETVIRSTKILAEKGLIKTIKGKIVKV; encoded by the coding sequence ATGAACTTCCAAAAACTGATTGATAAAGGTTTAAAACTCAAAAGTTATTCAAAAGATTCGGTTATTTACGAACCGGGGATGCAGCCGCGTTACGTGTATTTCATCAAATCGGGCGAGGTGCGAATGGTTACTGTGAGCGATGAGGGAAAAGAATTTATTCAGGGCGTTTTTAAAACGGGGCAGTATTTCGGTGAACCTGCTTTATTAATCGACCGGCCTTATTTAGCCTTTACCATTGCCAATAAAGATTCTCAGCTTATTGCAGTAAATAAAGAAGATTTTTTTGAACTGATTAAAAACGAGCCCGATTTTAGCATGGAGCTGATCCGTACTTTAAGTAACCGCCTTTTTTATAAATCGATGATGCTGGAGGAACTGGCGAGCGAAAAGGCCGATCATCGTTTGTTAACGATGATCAATTATCTCCTTGGCGATATTGCTGTAGGTGAAAATTTAAAAGTAACGCGACAGGAATTAGCCGATATGACTGGCTTAAGGGTGGAAACCGTTATCCGTAGCACTAAAATATTAGCGGAGAAAGGCCTGATCAAAACCATTAAAGGGAAGATTGTAAAAGTTTAG
- a CDS encoding sterol desaturase family protein — protein sequence MEKIIEAIISIFSISAIRYFILAGIPFGLFYLLMPARLGKFKIQQKLATKKDFIREIWHSMQSTLVFSIIAVALVFTPLHQYTRIYADINDFPIWYIGVALVLSLIIHDTYFYWMHRLLHHKKLFKLTHLVHHKSTNPSPWTSYSFHILEAVTEGLVLVPIVILLPMHPVTILLFTVTGFTINVYGHLGYEIMPKWFRFTWAFEILNTSVHHNLHHSKFKGNYGLYFRIWDRMMGTEHSDYVKEYDRLQDQRFNQKPVEEKNQKVQAV from the coding sequence ATGGAAAAGATAATAGAAGCCATCATTAGTATTTTTAGTATTTCGGCTATCCGGTATTTTATACTTGCGGGAATTCCTTTTGGGCTGTTTTATTTGCTTATGCCTGCCAGGTTAGGTAAATTTAAAATTCAGCAAAAACTAGCCACAAAAAAAGACTTCATCCGTGAGATATGGCATTCCATGCAGAGTACACTGGTATTCTCAATCATCGCAGTTGCGTTGGTTTTCACGCCTCTTCATCAATACACCCGAATTTATGCAGACATCAATGATTTTCCAATATGGTATATAGGTGTGGCATTAGTGCTGAGCTTAATTATACATGATACTTATTTTTATTGGATGCACCGGTTGTTACACCATAAAAAATTGTTCAAACTTACCCATTTGGTCCATCATAAGAGCACCAATCCCTCTCCATGGACATCCTATAGTTTTCATATACTGGAAGCCGTTACTGAGGGACTTGTATTAGTGCCAATTGTAATCCTGCTGCCGATGCATCCTGTAACGATATTACTCTTTACCGTAACTGGCTTCACCATTAATGTTTACGGACACCTGGGCTATGAAATTATGCCTAAATGGTTCCGCTTTACCTGGGCATTTGAAATCCTGAATACTTCGGTACACCATAACCTGCATCACAGTAAATTCAAGGGGAATTACGGATTGTATTTCAGGATCTGGGACCGGATGATGGGCACAGAACATTCAGATTATGTAAAGGAATATGACCGCTTGCAGGATCAGCGTTTTAATCAAAAGCCGGTGGAAGAAAAGAATCAGAAGGTTCAGGCAGTGTGA
- a CDS encoding DUF983 domain-containing protein yields the protein MAELSKFQAFVQCKCPRCRKGDIFTGSAYSFRLQKTNVNCPHCNLKFEREPGFFYVAMFVSYAMNVAEIITIGVASYVLGLALVYENLWYYVGLILTGVLLLSPINYRYSRVILLHYLTPGLHYVPGSGD from the coding sequence ATGGCTGAGTTATCCAAATTCCAGGCTTTTGTACAATGTAAATGCCCACGTTGCCGCAAAGGAGATATTTTTACAGGGAGTGCTTATTCTTTCAGACTACAAAAAACAAATGTTAACTGCCCGCATTGCAACTTAAAATTTGAGCGCGAGCCAGGTTTTTTCTATGTGGCCATGTTTGTAAGTTATGCCATGAACGTCGCAGAAATCATAACCATTGGTGTCGCATCCTATGTTTTGGGTTTAGCCTTAGTTTATGAAAACCTATGGTACTATGTTGGTTTAATTTTAACAGGAGTTTTATTGTTATCACCAATTAATTACCGCTATTCTAGAGTTATTTTGCTTCATTACCTTACGCCAGGCTTGCATTATGTTCCTGGAAGTGGAGATTAG
- a CDS encoding YihY/virulence factor BrkB family protein: MEWLHRQLLHLKLYSRFIEWTKECILPGFSPLPLYTVATFFFREIGKDALVNKSSSLAYSFMLAIFPGIIFLFTLIPFIPIKGFQDQLLNLIQLVLPHNAFDAFETTLKDIIKKQNTGLLSFGFLSALFFATNGVKNLMKAFNKSSLIIETRGWIKQRLIALVLTVIICFSIIICISAMALGEILLNKINDELHLKDSFLIYTIKFTRWALLAILYFITISILYRYGPSHTKKWRLFSAGSWLATILAFLTIWGFSFYINHFASYNKVYGSIGTLIVVMIWLYLNSLILLIGFELNASVDVSKRSVKIIRPTFNLFKKSEPIEENIQKK, from the coding sequence ATGGAATGGTTACACAGGCAATTATTACATCTTAAACTCTATTCTAGATTTATAGAATGGACGAAAGAATGCATTCTGCCTGGTTTTAGTCCACTACCTTTGTATACTGTAGCTACGTTTTTCTTTCGTGAAATCGGAAAAGATGCATTGGTAAATAAGTCATCATCTTTGGCATACAGTTTCATGCTGGCCATTTTTCCGGGGATTATTTTCTTGTTTACTTTGATCCCTTTTATACCGATAAAGGGTTTCCAGGATCAGCTTTTAAATTTAATTCAACTGGTACTTCCTCACAATGCTTTTGATGCATTTGAAACAACATTGAAAGACATCATTAAAAAGCAAAACACAGGTTTGTTATCTTTCGGTTTTTTATCAGCATTGTTTTTTGCTACCAATGGAGTTAAAAACCTCATGAAGGCTTTTAATAAATCATCATTGATTATCGAAACCAGGGGCTGGATAAAACAACGTTTAATTGCGCTTGTACTAACGGTGATTATCTGCTTTTCGATCATCATCTGCATCAGTGCCATGGCCTTGGGCGAAATTTTGCTGAACAAGATTAACGACGAACTGCACTTAAAAGATAGTTTTTTGATTTATACCATCAAATTTACGCGTTGGGCATTATTGGCGATTTTGTATTTCATCACCATTTCTATTTTATACCGCTACGGCCCATCGCATACCAAAAAATGGCGCTTGTTTAGCGCAGGTTCATGGCTGGCTACTATCCTTGCCTTTCTTACCATCTGGGGTTTTTCTTTCTACATTAACCATTTTGCTTCCTACAATAAAGTTTATGGTTCTATCGGAACATTAATCGTGGTGATGATCTGGCTTTACCTCAATTCATTAATTTTATTGATCGGTTTTGAGCTCAATGCCAGCGTTGATGTGAGCAAAAGAAGTGTGAAGATTATCCGCCCTACTTTTAATTTGTTCAAAAAATCGGAGCCAATTGAAGAAAATATACAGAAGAAATAA
- a CDS encoding PASTA domain-containing protein: MSKFTEYLKSKSFRNNILAAIVTVVVLLLVAFFSLRYYTKHGQGLNVPMVKGLSFEQAVQKLENAGLKYEVDSVFIMDQPAGIVIDQDPDPNTFVKDNRTIYLTINAGKTPNTKFPDIAFKTLREAQAIIESSRLKLGDTTYKPDVSRDVVLEASFGGQPIAAGQIVPVGSRINLVLGDGRGNEEVDIPQLMGLTIDEAKFSLKGSNLSLGNIIYDGPITDSAAAVIIKQDPMLADSLTKVAIGTRINITLSNKQQ, from the coding sequence ATGTCTAAATTTACAGAGTATTTAAAATCCAAATCGTTTAGAAACAACATATTAGCTGCGATAGTAACCGTTGTAGTGCTTTTATTGGTTGCTTTTTTTAGTTTAAGATATTACACCAAACACGGACAGGGCCTAAATGTACCTATGGTTAAAGGTTTATCTTTTGAGCAGGCCGTTCAGAAACTGGAAAATGCCGGATTAAAATATGAAGTAGATTCTGTTTTTATCATGGATCAACCTGCCGGAATTGTAATTGACCAGGATCCTGACCCCAATACTTTTGTAAAAGATAACCGTACCATTTATTTAACCATTAATGCAGGCAAAACACCGAATACAAAATTCCCTGATATAGCGTTTAAAACTTTAAGGGAAGCCCAGGCCATTATAGAGAGTTCGAGATTAAAGCTCGGAGATACGACCTATAAGCCGGATGTAAGCCGTGATGTGGTTTTAGAAGCCTCTTTTGGTGGTCAGCCGATTGCAGCCGGACAGATTGTGCCTGTTGGCTCGAGGATTAACCTGGTTTTAGGCGATGGGCGTGGAAATGAAGAAGTAGATATTCCACAGTTAATGGGTTTAACCATTGATGAAGCTAAATTTAGCCTAAAGGGTTCAAACCTGAGTTTAGGCAACATCATTTACGATGGACCTATTACCGATAGTGCTGCTGCTGTGATTATTAAACAAGATCCTATGCTGGCTGATTCATTAACCAAAGTGGCTATAGGCACCAGGATTAACATTACACTATCTAACAAACAACAATAA
- a CDS encoding alpha-L-fucosidase, translating to MKILKTSVCFAIILLGFTTIRAQSTNKKSAVKEVTPIPQIPPPGAIDSTPMGDWNSFSEVKLNLPIYPGPFKPTWESIESNYPGDPAWLRNAKFGIWVHFGPQASGESGDWYARRLYTPGTPAYKKHQEKYGHPSEAGYKEVLRDWNPKKLDPAKLAKIYKDAGAKFLMIQGVHHDNYDLWNSKYQPWNSVNIGPKRDLLREWAKACRANNIRYGVTFHHEYTWWWWQTAFGSDTEGAKKGIPYDGNLTLADGKGKWWEGYDPRMLYGIDLREYKGVAEKSHSRSSPPSPGIFSKHLDYAKWYATNWAMRMMDVVEHYDPDFIYTDGTVQGPFTGNGTGTGYKADAMQSVIADYYNRTMAHRGKVNTFSIVKFRDKTSGIVTTEEFAVPENIKTNQPWIAEAPVGDWYYAPNFTYDSGMMIRYVIEAIARDGNAALCVSLLPDGSLDEGSLKMLKEVGIWMRRNGEAVYGSRSWKIPGEGEQQNGKLKMLPGGKLGQKQAEFKFSKEDFRFTVGKTGSLYAFCMTAPEKGAELKIKSLGLEQNYLNKAIKNVSLVGYKGKLEWKQQNDGLIINCPSEMPYATAVVFKVD from the coding sequence ATGAAAATTTTAAAAACCAGTGTCTGCTTTGCTATTATTTTACTTGGTTTTACAACAATACGGGCACAATCAACAAATAAAAAAAGTGCTGTAAAAGAAGTCACTCCAATACCACAGATACCTCCTCCCGGAGCAATAGATAGTACGCCAATGGGCGACTGGAACTCATTTTCTGAAGTAAAACTTAATTTACCCATTTATCCAGGCCCCTTTAAGCCTACCTGGGAATCTATTGAGTCCAATTATCCGGGAGATCCAGCCTGGTTAAGAAACGCAAAGTTTGGCATCTGGGTTCATTTTGGGCCACAGGCATCCGGCGAAAGTGGAGATTGGTATGCGCGCAGGCTATATACTCCAGGTACCCCCGCATATAAAAAACATCAGGAAAAATATGGTCATCCATCAGAAGCCGGATACAAAGAAGTTCTTCGTGATTGGAACCCTAAAAAGCTGGATCCGGCAAAACTGGCTAAAATATATAAAGATGCAGGAGCAAAATTTTTAATGATCCAGGGTGTACATCATGACAACTATGATTTATGGAACTCGAAATATCAGCCATGGAATTCTGTCAATATCGGGCCTAAACGAGATCTGTTAAGGGAATGGGCAAAAGCATGCCGTGCAAATAATATCCGCTATGGTGTTACCTTTCATCACGAATATACCTGGTGGTGGTGGCAAACAGCATTCGGCAGCGATACTGAAGGTGCAAAAAAAGGAATCCCTTATGATGGTAATCTTACGCTTGCAGATGGAAAAGGCAAATGGTGGGAGGGTTACGACCCACGCATGCTCTATGGAATTGACTTGCGTGAATACAAAGGGGTGGCAGAAAAATCGCACAGTCGCTCTTCGCCGCCTTCGCCGGGAATATTCAGTAAACACTTGGATTATGCCAAATGGTATGCAACAAATTGGGCAATGCGCATGATGGATGTGGTAGAACACTATGATCCGGACTTTATTTATACAGATGGCACGGTACAAGGCCCTTTTACGGGTAATGGTACAGGTACCGGTTATAAGGCTGATGCTATGCAGAGCGTAATTGCAGACTACTACAACAGAACCATGGCGCATCGTGGAAAGGTGAATACCTTCAGTATTGTTAAGTTCCGTGACAAAACCAGCGGTATAGTTACTACAGAGGAATTCGCTGTTCCGGAAAACATCAAAACAAATCAGCCCTGGATTGCAGAAGCGCCTGTTGGAGATTGGTATTATGCACCCAACTTTACATATGATTCCGGTATGATGATCAGATATGTGATTGAGGCAATCGCCAGAGACGGCAATGCTGCACTTTGTGTTTCATTACTGCCAGACGGTTCATTGGATGAAGGCAGTTTAAAGATGCTTAAAGAAGTAGGTATATGGATGCGCAGGAACGGCGAAGCGGTATACGGAAGCCGGTCCTGGAAAATCCCGGGAGAAGGGGAACAGCAAAATGGGAAGCTAAAAATGCTACCTGGTGGAAAATTGGGCCAGAAACAGGCAGAATTCAAATTCAGCAAAGAAGATTTTCGTTTTACGGTAGGTAAAACCGGGTCACTTTATGCTTTTTGTATGACTGCACCAGAAAAAGGAGCCGAGTTAAAAATCAAATCCCTTGGTTTGGAGCAGAACTATTTAAATAAAGCAATAAAAAATGTCAGCTTGGTAGGATATAAGGGTAAACTGGAGTGGAAACAACAGAATGATGGATTGATTATAAATTGCCCTTCAGAAATGCCTTATGCGACTGCTGTGGTATTTAAAGTAGATTAA
- a CDS encoding Crp/Fnr family transcriptional regulator: protein MGTSIDTLQELLFDLAGVLPADTAPLFAMATMVSLETNEAYIRQGENSRRLAFIEQGVIRAYTIKENGDEATLILRWEGQFIASHDTIINRQPSRFIYRALEPVKLLQIDYDVLEEILKTHPEYEPLRNFFLMKMLAESLKMLESFVTQSPEERYRELLSERFDLVNRVPDKYIASMLGITPVSLSRIRKRMYTKGKQ from the coding sequence ATGGGAACATCAATTGATACTTTACAGGAATTATTGTTTGATTTAGCGGGCGTATTGCCTGCCGATACCGCACCATTATTTGCCATGGCGACTATGGTATCGCTGGAAACCAACGAAGCCTACATCCGCCAAGGAGAAAACAGCCGTCGACTGGCATTTATTGAACAAGGTGTCATCAGGGCATACACCATTAAGGAAAATGGAGATGAAGCTACACTTATCCTACGCTGGGAGGGCCAGTTTATTGCCTCACATGATACGATTATCAACCGACAACCTTCACGGTTTATTTACCGTGCGCTGGAACCTGTTAAGTTGCTGCAGATCGATTATGATGTTTTGGAGGAGATTTTGAAAACCCACCCGGAATATGAACCGCTCCGTAACTTCTTCCTGATGAAAATGCTGGCGGAATCTTTAAAAATGCTGGAATCCTTTGTGACACAGTCGCCGGAAGAGCGTTATCGGGAACTCCTTTCCGAGCGTTTCGACCTGGTAAACCGAGTGCCTGATAAATATATCGCATCTATGCTCGGTATCACCCCGGTGTCTTTAAGCCGAATTCGCAAAAGGATGTATACAAAAGGAAAACAGTAA
- the mltG gene encoding endolytic transglycosylase MltG: MTEVEKKNMSTGKKVAISIALVVILIAGYFALNIYRLYFAPNVTENQKYLYIKTGSNYDDLIAEIKKKDLLKSISSFTTAAGKMNLATSVKPGRYRLKKGMTNRTLINLIKAGNQDPVKLKFHNIRKKENFAAYLASNLEADSLSFINVLDSTALISKYGFNQDNVYAMFIPNTYEMYWNISPVDFFERMHKEYDKFWTADRKQKAASLNLTPAQVYTLASIVDAEALYDKEMPIIAGLYLNRLNKGILLQADPTVIFANNDFTVKRVTGKLLQVQSLYNTYKYAGLPPGPIMMPSINAIDAVLNRDNNNYIYMCAKEDFSGYHNFAENKAQHEINARKYREALNKRNIFK, from the coding sequence ATGACTGAAGTAGAAAAAAAGAACATGAGTACAGGCAAAAAAGTTGCAATAAGCATTGCACTTGTTGTTATTTTAATTGCTGGTTACTTTGCGTTAAATATTTACAGGCTATACTTTGCCCCTAACGTTACCGAAAATCAAAAATATTTATATATCAAAACCGGGAGTAATTACGATGATCTGATTGCAGAAATTAAAAAGAAAGATCTGTTAAAAAGCATTTCTTCTTTTACAACAGCTGCCGGAAAAATGAATTTGGCCACAAGTGTTAAACCCGGACGTTACCGCTTGAAAAAAGGAATGACCAACCGTACGTTGATTAACCTGATCAAAGCTGGAAACCAGGATCCCGTTAAATTGAAATTCCATAACATCCGTAAGAAAGAAAACTTTGCAGCCTATCTGGCCAGCAACCTGGAAGCCGATTCGTTAAGCTTTATCAATGTGTTAGATTCTACAGCGCTAATCAGTAAATATGGTTTTAACCAGGATAACGTGTATGCCATGTTCATCCCGAATACTTACGAAATGTACTGGAATATTTCGCCGGTTGATTTCTTTGAGCGCATGCATAAGGAATATGATAAATTCTGGACAGCGGACCGCAAGCAAAAGGCCGCAAGTTTAAATCTCACACCGGCACAAGTATACACTTTAGCGTCTATTGTGGATGCAGAAGCACTTTACGACAAAGAGATGCCAATTATAGCGGGTTTGTACTTAAACCGTTTAAATAAAGGCATATTGCTTCAGGCCGATCCGACAGTAATTTTTGCAAACAACGATTTTACAGTAAAAAGGGTAACCGGCAAATTATTGCAGGTACAATCCCTTTACAACACCTATAAATATGCGGGTTTGCCTCCAGGACCAATTATGATGCCTAGTATAAATGCTATTGATGCTGTACTAAACCGCGATAACAACAATTACATTTACATGTGTGCGAAAGAAGATTTTTCTGGCTACCATAATTTCGCTGAAAATAAAGCCCAGCACGAAATCAATGCAAGGAAATACCGTGAAGCGTTAAACAAAAGAAATATATTTAAATAA
- a CDS encoding D-alanine--D-alanine ligase has product MKKTIALLTGGTTGEWVVSVKSAATIAQNIDSDLYDVYKIMLNEKGWFYEPADSVKIEIDKNDFSLTLEGRKIKFDGIFIAIHGSPGEDGKLQGYFDMLGIPYTACDALTSSITMNKGYTKAVVEGIDNLHTAKSVQIFKGGNYNLNQIKQSLRLPYFVKPNSGGSSIGMTKVKHADDLEMAIEKAFKEDSQILIEEFVSGREFSIGIFGAEGKVVVLPATEVIPKNEFFDFEAKYTPGATEEITPGRMSAEEVSRVQQVVKEVYQKLNCRGVVRIDYFLEEGTGKFYFIEINTIPGQTATSFIPQQVAAMGITLKAFYTLLMKETLG; this is encoded by the coding sequence ATGAAGAAAACGATAGCATTGTTAACAGGCGGTACCACAGGCGAATGGGTTGTTTCTGTAAAAAGTGCAGCCACTATTGCTCAGAATATCGACTCCGATTTATACGATGTATATAAGATTATGCTGAACGAAAAGGGCTGGTTTTATGAACCTGCAGATTCTGTTAAGATTGAAATTGATAAAAATGATTTTTCCTTAACACTTGAAGGAAGAAAAATTAAGTTTGATGGTATTTTTATTGCCATACATGGTTCACCTGGCGAGGATGGAAAATTGCAGGGCTATTTCGATATGTTAGGTATCCCATATACTGCCTGCGATGCATTAACCTCGTCCATTACCATGAATAAAGGTTATACCAAAGCTGTTGTAGAAGGCATTGATAACCTGCACACCGCAAAATCTGTTCAGATATTTAAAGGTGGCAACTACAATTTAAATCAGATTAAGCAAAGTTTAAGATTGCCATATTTTGTTAAACCCAACAGCGGGGGCAGTAGTATTGGCATGACCAAGGTAAAACATGCCGATGATCTGGAAATGGCCATTGAAAAAGCATTTAAAGAAGATAGTCAGATTTTAATAGAAGAGTTTGTAAGTGGCAGGGAGTTTTCGATCGGCATTTTCGGCGCTGAGGGCAAAGTCGTTGTTTTACCTGCAACAGAAGTAATCCCGAAAAATGAGTTTTTCGATTTCGAAGCAAAGTATACGCCTGGCGCAACAGAAGAAATTACTCCCGGTAGAATGAGTGCCGAAGAGGTGAGCCGTGTGCAACAGGTGGTGAAGGAAGTATATCAGAAATTAAATTGCAGGGGAGTGGTACGTATTGACTACTTTCTTGAGGAAGGAACTGGCAAATTTTATTTTATCGAAATCAATACCATTCCAGGACAAACAGCAACCAGTTTTATTCCACAGCAGGTAGCTGCAATGGGTATTACACTTAAAGCATTTTATACCCTTTTAATGAAAGAAACGCTGGGGTAG